The sequence AACGCAGCTCCCTCTTAAGCTTCAGTCAGCTCCCTCCTTGGCCATCATTCTCTTTCTCTTGGTGCTATGATTGATGAAGAGCCAAAAACTTGAAGAACGCTCCTGTTTTTGCTCCCTGGTGCTTTGGCTATTCCTCTGTTCCTTGCCCTCTCTCTACTGTCTGTGAATTCATGAGGGAGACAGACGGAGACACAATGTTATGTTATGATTTGTGAATTCATGAAATAAGtataatttagcaaattaagtCAAGTCACAAGATTCCTCGCCTCAAGCCTTGGATTTGCTACGGGTAATTCTTTATTTGCAGAACATATTTGACTATATGCTTAATAAGATCAGCATCACCCCTAGCATAATATGAAAATAAACCAGAATTAAAAAGCATACTAGATATACTTATTCTTTTGCTGAAAGAAATCTAAATTGGAGAGAATAAGAGTTTCACACACAACTCAACTGCCATATTAAACCGACTGACTTATTTTTAATCGAAataataatttttgtattttataaaaaatcGGGAGAACTTCATGTCCTTTTTATTTCCTGGTCTCTAATATCTTGACCAATTCATACAAGCACCACTCGCTGGAAGCATAGTCTTGTGAGAAAACAACAATAGATACATGTGAACTTTCAATAGCCTTTGAGAGTGAAGGCCCTATGCTCTGCCCCTTTGGGAGATCCTCATCTATGACCACTTTGACTTGCTGTTCGTTGCGGAGATGAATCACGAAGTTGGTGCGCGTGTCGTTGCccctaaaaagaaaaagaaaaagtagatcGAATATTGTTAAAATGGGATACCTTCCACTGCCTGGTAAAGCTCTCTTTTCTTCTCAGCAAGTGTGTCATCCATAACCAAGCCTGACCCAAAGCTCTATTCTCCAACTTTGACAACAGTGAAGGGTTTAAACCAGAGCGGTCTATCACCAAATCTCGAGGTGTTCATCCTTGAAAGATTCTCAGGTGGAGGCAATCTTTGAAGCTTCATGATATCCATGGTTCTAAAAATCACAGGACGCACATGACAACCGGATAAGATCATAACTTGGTGACCCTTCTAGAAGAAGATTTAACTATGAGAGACAGAAAATGAAGCACAGGATAAGATCATACCCTAGCCCTGCACGTTCTTCTATCTTGTTTTGGTTGATAAAGACTCTGGTTCCTGATATTACTTATTAGTGTCATCATTTACGCTCTTTGGAAATGGTGAACAACTAACGGGATGGATTGGGGAGAGGGGGAAAAAGACAACTAACAGCTAGAAACCAGTCACCACTACTAACCTCATGAGCAGAATCAAAAGGAGTAAGGTCTACTGATGcatcttttat is a genomic window of Arachis ipaensis cultivar K30076 chromosome B06, Araip1.1, whole genome shotgun sequence containing:
- the LOC110263756 gene encoding protein PHLOEM PROTEIN 2-LIKE A8-like produces the protein MSTHVDNLKAKLHEKLDQSLKDIQLKPKEIKDASVDLTPFDSAHEVSSGDWGNDTRTNFVIHLRNEQQVKVVIDEDLPKGQSIGPSLSKAIESSHVSIVVFSQDYASSEWCLGDADLIKHIVKYVLQIKNYP